A single window of Arcobacter venerupis DNA harbors:
- the secF gene encoding protein translocase subunit SecF: MEIFKTENIYDLMAKRVAFLSFSSILVIASIILLLTKGLNFGIDFAGGTIVQVKYEKAAPIDQLRDILKETKYSNAVISEFGTSNEVVIRITGSTSNLTNDIGDEMNVILAPTGKFEIRRVDMVGPKVGGELREKGLKALFFSLIAMLIYVSYRFEWRFAVASILALLHDATIAMGAVSLFNVEVNLDILAAILTLLGYSINDTIIVFDRIRENLQSTKDTLLENVINISVTKTLSRTTLTSLTVLFVVATLLFFGGEIIYGFSFTLFVGVIVGTYSSIFVASSFLVQLKFSIEDFKAKEAEKLKIAKEKARNRAMYEQGTI, from the coding sequence ATGGAAATTTTTAAAACAGAAAACATTTATGATTTAATGGCTAAAAGAGTTGCTTTTTTAAGTTTCTCTTCTATCCTTGTTATTGCATCAATCATTTTGCTTTTAACAAAAGGTTTAAATTTTGGAATTGATTTTGCTGGTGGTACAATTGTTCAAGTAAAATATGAAAAAGCAGCCCCAATTGATCAATTAAGAGATATTTTAAAAGAGACAAAATATTCAAATGCAGTAATCAGTGAATTCGGAACATCAAATGAAGTTGTTATTAGAATTACAGGAAGTACTTCAAATTTAACAAATGATATTGGTGATGAAATGAATGTAATTTTAGCTCCAACTGGAAAGTTTGAGATTAGAAGAGTTGACATGGTTGGGCCAAAGGTTGGTGGAGAATTAAGAGAAAAAGGTCTAAAAGCTTTATTCTTTTCTTTAATTGCAATGCTAATTTATGTTTCTTATAGATTTGAGTGGAGATTTGCAGTAGCTTCAATTTTGGCTTTACTTCATGATGCTACAATTGCTATGGGAGCTGTAAGTTTATTTAATGTAGAAGTTAACTTAGATATCTTAGCTGCAATTTTAACACTTCTTGGATATTCGATTAATGATACAATTATTGTATTTGATAGAATTAGAGAGAATTTACAATCAACGAAAGATACTCTTTTAGAAAATGTTATAAATATTTCAGTTACTAAAACTTTATCAAGAACAACACTTACATCTTTAACAGTGTTATTCGTTGTTGCAACATTATTGTTTTTTGGTGGAGAGATTATTTACGGATTCTCATTTACTCTGTTTGTTGGAGTAATTGTAGGAACATATTCATCAATTTTCGTAGCTTCAAGTTTCTTAGTTCAATTAAAATTCTCAATTGAAGATTTCAAAGCTAAAGAGGCTGAAAAATTAAAAATTGCTAAAGAAAAAGCTAGAAATAGAGCTATGTATGAGCAAGGTACGATTTAA
- a CDS encoding DUF6394 family protein, with the protein MDWGKVTYIFFSLMSLTTTAGFLYEPNAIALFIAAGVNVISTILKLGVKNLLAAELLASSLVADLHLIPSFMVLTFTNDVRLSIALAIGAIVANTFSIALALIESAKSQDKDEF; encoded by the coding sequence ATGGATTGGGGTAAAGTAACCTATATTTTCTTTTCACTAATGTCTTTAACTACAACTGCTGGTTTTTTATATGAACCTAATGCAATAGCATTATTCATTGCAGCTGGTGTTAATGTAATCTCAACAATATTAAAACTTGGTGTTAAAAATCTACTTGCAGCTGAATTATTAGCTAGTTCATTAGTCGCAGATTTACATCTTATTCCTTCATTTATGGTACTTACATTTACAAATGATGTTCGATTATCAATCGCTTTAGCTATTGGTGCAATTGTTGCAAATACTTTCTCTATAGCCTTAGCGTTAATAGAAAGTGCAAAAAGTCAAGATAAGGATGAATTTTAA
- the lptE gene encoding LPS assembly lipoprotein LptE: MNILKKVLFVLFTFAISFSFFGCGYKPSSYYAKEEITGNVFVKVSIDLEDPQNSVIIKDSINKMLIQKLDVQLVDKESLADTVMYVKVNSVRMQALQYDKSGYNKLYRAIVTLDISYFNKSENKRKSFSVGGDYDFSIDNGTSINDTQRYQAIVQAADKALEEVLSKIAVLSFKK, from the coding sequence ATGAATATTTTAAAAAAAGTACTATTTGTACTTTTTACTTTTGCTATTTCATTTTCATTTTTTGGATGTGGATATAAACCTTCAAGTTATTATGCAAAAGAAGAGATTACAGGGAATGTTTTTGTAAAAGTTTCAATTGATTTAGAAGATCCACAAAATTCAGTAATTATAAAAGATTCAATTAACAAAATGTTAATTCAAAAACTAGATGTACAATTAGTTGATAAAGAATCATTGGCTGATACCGTAATGTATGTAAAAGTTAATTCTGTAAGAATGCAAGCTTTACAATATGATAAATCAGGATATAATAAATTATATAGAGCAATAGTAACATTAGATATTTCTTATTTTAATAAAAGTGAAAATAAAAGAAAATCATTTAGTGTTGGTGGAGATTACGACTTCTCTATTGATAATGGAACAAGTATAAATGATACTCAAAGATACCAAGCAATTGTTCAAGCAGCTGATAAAGCTTTAGAAGAAGTATTATCAAAAATTGCAGTTTTATCATTTAAAAAATAG
- the leuS gene encoding leucine--tRNA ligase has protein sequence MEYISKEIEKKWQNFWSENQSFEPSDDKTKEKKYILSMFPYPSGRIHMGHVRNYCLGDAFARHFRKSDFNVLHPIGWDSFGMPAENAAIKHKLHPKKWTYENIDYMRDELKALGLSFSETREFATSDELYTKWEQEFVIKMYEAGIIYRKSATVNWCPHDLTVLANEQLEDGCCWRCGTEVVQKEMPGYYVGITKYAQELLDDLELLKNDWPSQVLTMQENWIGRSEGLEFKFELSIESKAKLERQFSKYTVFTTRPDTIYGVSYSALAPEHPIVKYMLDNNLLPEKKIKAIKEMQKVTERDRATQEKEGVSLEIDVMHPLTGAKIPVWVANFVLSSYGGGAVMAVPAHDQRDFEFAKKYDLPIKQVIVGNDGVIEKQVEAFTAEGKLIDSEGFTGLPNTKAKKAIVYHFEQNSLGVKKVNFKLRDWGVSRQRYWGAPIPFVHCEDCGLVPEKTENLPIALPEDVEITGEGNPLDNHPTWKHCSCPKCGKPAIRETDTLDTFVQSSWYFLRYATNPKSWNEVGISKSDSDYWMDVDQYIGGIEHAILHLLYARFFTKVLNDLGYTNSREPFKKLLTQGMVLKDGAKMSKSKGNVVDPDLIVEKYGADTARLFMLFAAPPTKELEWNDSAVDGAYRFIKKFYERAANVTENGLETFASINHSALNKEEKEARKKVYDALLKSNEVFNKTYTFNTLIASCMEALNALQAQKNEAVWAEGYYILTNILEPIIPHACWELSQLLFNLENFNKKLEIKEEVFAFDSILLAVTVNGKKRCEIEVAIDTSKEEILALAKIAAAKWLGESELVKEIVVPNKLVNFVIKG, from the coding sequence ATGGAATATATTTCAAAAGAGATTGAAAAAAAATGGCAAAATTTTTGGAGCGAAAATCAATCTTTTGAACCAAGCGATGATAAAACAAAAGAGAAAAAATATATTTTAAGTATGTTCCCATACCCAAGTGGAAGAATTCATATGGGACATGTAAGAAATTATTGTCTAGGCGATGCTTTTGCTAGACATTTTAGAAAATCTGATTTTAATGTTTTACATCCAATTGGTTGGGATAGTTTTGGAATGCCAGCAGAAAATGCAGCAATAAAACATAAACTTCATCCAAAAAAATGGACTTATGAAAATATTGATTATATGAGAGATGAGTTAAAAGCATTAGGATTATCTTTTTCTGAGACAAGAGAATTTGCAACAAGTGATGAACTTTATACAAAATGGGAACAAGAATTTGTTATAAAAATGTATGAAGCAGGTATTATTTATAGAAAATCTGCAACAGTAAACTGGTGTCCTCACGATTTAACAGTTTTAGCAAATGAACAGCTAGAAGATGGTTGTTGTTGGAGATGTGGAACTGAAGTTGTACAAAAAGAGATGCCAGGATATTATGTAGGTATTACAAAATATGCTCAAGAATTACTTGATGATTTAGAATTATTAAAAAATGATTGGCCAAGTCAAGTTTTAACTATGCAAGAAAATTGGATTGGAAGAAGTGAAGGTTTAGAGTTTAAATTTGAGTTATCAATAGAATCAAAAGCAAAATTAGAAAGACAATTCTCTAAATATACAGTATTTACAACAAGACCAGATACTATTTATGGAGTATCATATTCAGCTCTTGCACCTGAACATCCAATTGTAAAATATATGCTTGATAATAATCTTTTACCAGAGAAAAAAATAAAAGCTATTAAAGAGATGCAAAAAGTTACAGAAAGAGATAGAGCAACTCAAGAAAAAGAGGGTGTGTCTTTAGAAATTGATGTTATGCATCCATTAACAGGTGCAAAAATTCCTGTTTGGGTAGCAAATTTTGTATTAAGTTCATATGGTGGTGGAGCGGTTATGGCTGTTCCTGCACATGATCAAAGAGACTTTGAATTTGCTAAAAAATATGATTTACCTATAAAACAAGTAATTGTGGGAAATGATGGAGTAATTGAAAAACAAGTAGAAGCATTTACAGCTGAGGGTAAATTAATTGATAGTGAAGGATTTACTGGTTTACCAAATACAAAAGCAAAAAAAGCAATTGTTTATCATTTCGAACAAAACTCTTTAGGGGTAAAAAAAGTTAATTTTAAACTAAGAGATTGGGGAGTTTCAAGACAAAGATATTGGGGAGCACCAATTCCTTTTGTTCATTGTGAAGATTGTGGATTAGTTCCTGAAAAAACTGAGAATTTACCAATTGCACTGCCTGAAGATGTTGAAATTACAGGTGAAGGAAATCCATTAGATAATCATCCAACATGGAAACATTGCTCTTGTCCAAAATGTGGAAAACCAGCAATAAGAGAAACTGATACTTTAGATACTTTTGTTCAATCATCTTGGTATTTTTTAAGATATGCAACTAATCCAAAATCTTGGAATGAAGTTGGTATCTCAAAATCTGATAGTGATTATTGGATGGATGTTGACCAATATATTGGTGGAATTGAACATGCTATTTTACACCTTTTATATGCAAGATTTTTTACAAAAGTATTAAATGATTTAGGTTACACAAATTCAAGAGAACCATTTAAAAAACTACTTACTCAAGGTATGGTTTTAAAAGATGGTGCAAAAATGTCTAAATCAAAAGGAAATGTAGTTGATCCAGATTTAATAGTTGAAAAATATGGAGCAGATACAGCAAGATTATTTATGTTATTTGCAGCACCTCCTACAAAAGAGCTTGAATGGAATGATAGTGCAGTTGATGGCGCATATAGATTTATTAAAAAGTTCTATGAAAGAGCTGCTAATGTAACAGAAAATGGTTTAGAAACTTTTGCCTCAATAAATCATTCAGCTTTAAATAAAGAAGAAAAAGAAGCTAGAAAAAAAGTATATGATGCCTTATTAAAATCAAATGAAGTATTTAATAAAACTTATACTTTTAATACTTTAATAGCCTCTTGCATGGAAGCTTTAAATGCTTTACAAGCTCAGAAGAATGAAGCAGTTTGGGCTGAGGGATATTATATTTTAACAAATATTTTGGAGCCAATTATTCCTCATGCTTGTTGGGAATTATCACAACTGTTATTTAATCTTGAAAATTTTAATAAAAAACTTGAGATAAAAGAAGAAGTTTTTGCTTTTGATTCTATACTTTTAGCAGTTACTGTTAATGGTAAAAAAAGATGTGAAATTGAAGTTGCAATAGATACTTCAAAAGAAGAAATTTTAGCACTTGCAAAAATAGCAGCTGCTAAATGGCTAGGTGAAAGTGAATTAGTTAAAGAGATTGTTGTTCCAAATAAACTTGTGAACTTTGTAATAAAAGGATAA
- a CDS encoding bifunctional folylpolyglutamate synthase/dihydrofolate synthase yields the protein MLVDLKKANLEEFLKYKTLYYDKIDFSFVKSSWEKLSKKIKLPFVIHIVGTNGKGSTGRFLAHYLSKKEFKVLHYSSPHIMKFNERIWINGFDVSDEALETAHQFLQDLFELELLEKLTYFEYTTLLAFYLSKDFDYLVLEAGLGGEFDATNVVENNLSLITTIGLDHMSFLGNTVEEIASTKMRSVDNKMLIGYQVFPEVVQTAFKVKEQILKERNRSIEIIEVKDFEKYVINNKFASYLKRNLHLVIACLNELKIPINLELFDDVPLFGRCQKIASNITIDVGHNPLAATVIAKEFENKKITLIYNSYADKDYTEVLKILKPIIKELVIIELDDKRVVQKEELLKVIKQLNITNIETIKIEENEEYLVFGSFLVVEKFLSLIGFNENS from the coding sequence ATGTTAGTAGATTTAAAAAAAGCAAACTTAGAAGAGTTTTTGAAATATAAAACTCTTTATTATGACAAGATAGATTTTAGCTTTGTAAAATCTTCTTGGGAAAAACTATCAAAAAAAATAAAACTTCCTTTTGTAATTCATATTGTTGGAACCAATGGAAAAGGAAGCACGGGAAGATTTTTAGCTCATTATTTATCTAAAAAAGAGTTCAAAGTATTACACTATAGTTCTCCTCATATTATGAAATTTAATGAAAGAATTTGGATCAATGGTTTTGATGTTAGTGATGAAGCATTAGAAACAGCCCACCAATTTTTACAAGATTTATTTGAACTTGAACTTCTTGAAAAATTAACATATTTTGAGTATACAACTCTTTTAGCTTTTTATTTATCAAAAGATTTTGATTATTTAGTTTTAGAAGCTGGACTTGGTGGAGAGTTTGATGCTACAAATGTAGTTGAAAATAATCTTTCATTAATCACAACTATTGGGCTTGACCACATGAGTTTTTTAGGAAACACTGTTGAAGAGATAGCATCTACCAAAATGCGTTCAGTTGATAATAAAATGCTTATTGGTTATCAAGTTTTTCCTGAAGTTGTTCAAACTGCTTTTAAAGTAAAAGAACAAATTTTAAAAGAGAGAAATAGAAGTATAGAGATTATTGAAGTAAAAGATTTTGAAAAGTATGTAATAAATAATAAGTTTGCTTCATATTTAAAAAGAAATTTACACCTAGTAATTGCTTGTTTAAATGAGTTGAAAATTCCAATAAATTTAGAACTTTTTGATGATGTCCCACTTTTTGGAAGATGTCAAAAAATAGCTTCAAATATAACTATTGATGTGGGACACAATCCATTAGCAGCAACAGTTATTGCAAAAGAGTTTGAAAATAAGAAAATCACTTTAATCTATAACTCTTACGCTGATAAGGATTACACTGAGGTTTTAAAAATATTAAAACCAATTATAAAAGAACTCGTAATAATTGAACTTGATGATAAAAGAGTTGTGCAAAAAGAAGAGTTATTAAAAGTTATTAAACAATTAAATATAACAAATATAGAGACAATAAAAATAGAAGAAAATGAAGAGTATTTAGTTTTTGGTTCATTTTTAGTTGTTGAAAAATTCTTATCTTTGATTGGCTTTAATGAAAACTCTTGA
- a CDS encoding ExbD/TolR family protein has product MKKREILTPDITPLIDVVFILLIFFIVSSVFKKDELALVLNLPTSTAKEIEVKDKEIIIELNHDKLAISGKEATIEVFENEIEKIEDKKRNIIFRIDKEVKYEKIIEVLEVLQKHELFNISLVTEQKK; this is encoded by the coding sequence ATGAAAAAAAGAGAAATTCTAACTCCAGATATTACGCCGCTTATAGATGTTGTTTTTATTCTTTTAATATTTTTTATAGTTTCATCAGTATTTAAAAAAGATGAATTAGCCCTTGTTCTTAACCTTCCAACTTCAACTGCTAAAGAGATTGAAGTAAAAGATAAAGAGATAATAATAGAGCTGAATCATGATAAATTAGCTATTTCAGGTAAAGAAGCAACAATTGAAGTTTTTGAAAATGAAATAGAAAAAATAGAAGATAAAAAAAGAAATATTATTTTTAGAATTGATAAAGAAGTTAAATATGAAAAAATAATTGAAGTTTTAGAAGTACTTCAAAAACACGAATTATTTAATATATCTTTAGTTACTGAACAAAAAAAGTAG
- a CDS encoding DEAD/DEAH box helicase has product MKTLEKQLENLYIQKNKIDEEIELLKEKIKLEKEKVLLKKDFTKNEKIELFKSLFIARFDIYAKKWVSRDGSKQGFYPVTATFQGEDYLPLTNYQIEEHLRGNLFLATYCIDSKNISKFIVFEILDEDKYKLQITLNSLNIRAYYELNSYNAVFAWIFLEEELPSKIVFNFAQFILKKANISAKIYPNKEFATKESLGNSLELPLHLKLRDKNKTVFIDVNTNKIYEDQWMVLNSVQKVSKQIVYSFNENSDSVNYEKDFEKISFPMEKLEIVLSDFIYIPTLNLSKSFLNKLKSFATFENPQIKILLNLRKPLYNTPKYIKSFDEDDKYLMLPRGLKEKVVDFFNVNALKFSFIDKRNFKETETKKVIFTLRPEQSDAIKEIKKTDFSICVAPPGFGKTLLGAKIFEQRACSTMIVVNKNMLLNQWIERFVDYFGYEKKDIGYLGKGHNKLNGIIDVATMQSLKNDPEIINNYSFVIVDECHHIPAITFEQIIKNFKGKYILGLSATPNRKDDLQPILYQQLGEISYEYKKKRTHTNKLQIIRTDFESTADNYSTIINELCVDENRNNLIIEAIKNNIQRKILVLTDRIEHINILENLLQKDNLDYVCVHGSLNKKEQVENMALVNTKSLIIATTSYFGEGIDFPHLNTIMFVTPISYYGRLVQYLGRIGRGNQECLAIDFLDSKNAMLNSAYKKRLEGYKQMHYK; this is encoded by the coding sequence ATGAAAACTCTTGAAAAGCAACTTGAAAATCTTTATATTCAAAAGAATAAAATAGATGAAGAGATAGAGCTTTTAAAAGAAAAAATAAAACTTGAAAAAGAAAAGGTTCTTCTAAAAAAAGATTTCACTAAAAATGAAAAAATAGAACTTTTTAAATCTTTATTTATAGCTCGATTTGATATTTATGCGAAAAAGTGGGTGAGTCGTGATGGAAGTAAACAAGGTTTTTACCCTGTAACTGCTACTTTTCAAGGTGAAGATTATTTGCCTTTGACAAATTATCAAATTGAAGAGCATTTAAGAGGAAATCTATTTTTAGCTACATATTGTATTGATTCTAAAAATATCTCTAAATTTATAGTTTTTGAAATACTTGATGAGGATAAATACAAACTTCAAATCACACTAAACTCTTTAAATATAAGAGCTTATTATGAACTAAACTCTTACAATGCAGTTTTTGCTTGGATATTTTTAGAAGAGGAATTACCATCAAAAATAGTTTTTAATTTCGCACAATTTATACTAAAAAAAGCAAATATAAGTGCAAAAATCTATCCAAATAAAGAGTTTGCAACAAAAGAGAGTTTAGGAAATAGCCTTGAACTTCCACTTCATTTAAAACTAAGAGATAAAAATAAAACAGTTTTTATTGATGTAAATACTAATAAAATTTATGAAGACCAATGGATGGTTTTAAATTCAGTTCAAAAGGTTTCAAAACAGATAGTTTATAGTTTTAATGAAAATTCTGACTCTGTAAATTACGAAAAAGATTTTGAGAAAATTAGTTTCCCTATGGAAAAGCTAGAGATAGTTTTATCTGATTTTATTTATATTCCAACACTTAATTTATCAAAATCATTTTTAAATAAATTAAAATCATTTGCAACCTTTGAAAATCCTCAAATTAAAATTCTTTTGAATTTGAGAAAACCTTTGTATAACACTCCTAAATATATAAAATCATTTGATGAAGATGATAAATATTTGATGCTTCCTCGAGGTTTAAAAGAGAAAGTTGTAGATTTTTTTAATGTTAATGCTCTTAAATTCTCTTTTATTGATAAAAGAAATTTTAAAGAGACTGAAACTAAAAAAGTTATATTTACTTTACGACCAGAACAAAGCGATGCAATAAAAGAGATTAAAAAAACAGATTTTTCAATTTGTGTTGCGCCTCCTGGTTTTGGAAAAACTTTGCTTGGGGCTAAGATTTTTGAGCAAAGAGCATGTTCAACTATGATTGTTGTAAATAAAAATATGCTTTTAAATCAATGGATAGAAAGATTCGTTGATTATTTTGGATATGAAAAAAAAGATATTGGATATTTAGGAAAAGGTCACAATAAATTAAATGGAATAATTGATGTGGCAACTATGCAAAGTCTAAAAAATGACCCAGAAATAATAAATAATTATTCTTTTGTAATTGTTGATGAATGCCATCACATTCCAGCAATTACCTTTGAGCAAATTATTAAAAATTTCAAAGGTAAATATATCTTAGGTTTAAGTGCAACACCAAATAGAAAAGATGATTTACAGCCTATTTTATATCAGCAATTAGGTGAAATCTCTTATGAATATAAGAAAAAAAGAACCCATACTAATAAACTTCAAATTATTAGAACTGATTTTGAAAGTACAGCTGATAATTACTCTACCATCATAAATGAACTATGTGTTGATGAAAATAGAAATAATTTAATAATTGAGGCTATAAAAAACAATATTCAAAGAAAAATTTTAGTTTTAACCGATAGAATAGAACATATAAATATCTTGGAAAATCTTTTACAAAAAGATAATTTAGATTATGTTTGCGTTCATGGAAGTCTAAATAAAAAAGAGCAAGTTGAAAATATGGCTTTGGTAAATACAAAGTCATTAATAATTGCAACTACTTCGTATTTTGGTGAAGGAATAGATTTCCCACACTTAAATACGATTATGTTTGTAACTCCAATCTCATATTATGGAAGACTTGTTCAATATCTTGGACGAATAGGGCGAGGAAATCAAGAGTGTTTAGCTATTGATTTTTTAGATTCAAAAAATGCTATGTTAAACTCAGCCTATAAAAAAAGACTAGAGGGATACAAACAAATGCATTATAAATAA
- a CDS encoding MotA/TolQ/ExbB proton channel family protein, with product MGVDLINYIDRGGIIVYILIFLNIIGFTIMFWKLVVIALAGNKRELLISEIIHFAKTNSEEFKKDSIDNYINRKIKKLEFGLNTVKIIASIAPLLGLLGTVIGVLDSFDSISKSGLGDPSIFSSGISVALITTIAGLIVAIPHYIGYNYIVGILDDIELKIQKEVLKKI from the coding sequence ATGGGTGTTGACTTAATCAATTATATTGATAGAGGTGGAATAATTGTTTATATTCTGATTTTTTTAAATATTATAGGTTTTACAATAATGTTTTGGAAATTAGTTGTTATTGCTTTAGCAGGAAATAAAAGAGAACTGTTAATAAGTGAAATTATACATTTTGCAAAAACAAACAGTGAAGAATTTAAAAAAGATTCTATTGACAACTATATAAATAGAAAAATCAAAAAACTTGAATTCGGTTTAAATACTGTAAAAATTATTGCCTCAATTGCACCACTTCTTGGACTTTTAGGTACGGTTATTGGTGTTTTAGATTCATTTGATTCTATTTCAAAAAGTGGTTTAGGAGATCCATCAATATTTTCAAGTGGAATTTCTGTTGCTTTAATCACTACAATTGCTGGTTTAATAGTAGCAATTCCACATTATATTGGATATAACTATATTGTAGGAATTTTAGATGATATTGAACTAAAAATTCAAAAAGAGGTTCTTAAAAAAATATGA
- a CDS encoding cation:proton antiporter: MLGIIVATTLITLILNLILKKVHLPTIIGYILTGTIIAYTFNLHSAVDNHELKEIAEFGVVFLMFTIGLEFSLNHLKKMRKEVFFTGTLQIVITTIFVYLIAHFIIGFNTQTALIIGTVLSLSSTAIVLKTFNETKEITKPYGRRVLGILIMQDIAVIPILLMISFFSMTGDGSLVLTIGKTILAAVVLLAVLYFSGRYLLEPFLRYVSATKSDELFVASVLLLAMGSAYLAYYFGFSYSLGAFIAGMMISETKFKHQVEADLIPFRNILLGVFFITVGMQINFKIIYEYAWIIAILLPLVMGLKFIVIYSLVRYEDNKRVAFKTALSLIQIGEFSLAILELARSQNLIDITYSQILIVTIVISMILTPIVLKNLSKAAAKLIPEDVMMITNTYNVSEDTENHVVVLGYGRFGQAIVRELKTFGQNYVILEHNIKFYQIGKDKGEPIVFGNAAQRHILSSLNIKKASAVIVAVNNPEILHIICQAVNDLTHNSKTIVTVTTDDEKNALEGLHLKHVIVETQQIARAVVDEVMYCRLT; the protein is encoded by the coding sequence ATGTTAGGAATTATAGTCGCTACAACACTTATTACGTTAATTTTAAATCTAATTCTAAAAAAAGTACACCTACCAACAATTATAGGTTACATTCTAACTGGTACAATAATAGCTTATACTTTTAATTTGCATTCAGCTGTAGATAATCATGAATTAAAAGAAATTGCTGAGTTTGGGGTAGTTTTTTTAATGTTTACAATAGGTTTAGAATTCTCTTTAAACCATTTAAAAAAAATGAGAAAAGAAGTATTTTTTACAGGAACTTTACAAATTGTAATAACTACAATTTTTGTATATTTAATTGCACACTTTATAATAGGGTTTAATACTCAAACTGCTTTAATAATTGGGACAGTTTTATCTTTATCTTCAACAGCAATTGTTTTAAAAACTTTTAATGAAACAAAAGAGATAACAAAACCATATGGAAGAAGAGTTTTAGGAATTTTAATTATGCAAGATATTGCAGTAATTCCAATACTTTTAATGATTTCATTTTTTTCAATGACGGGTGATGGAAGTTTAGTATTAACTATTGGTAAAACTATTTTAGCTGCTGTTGTGTTATTAGCTGTTTTATATTTTAGTGGAAGATATTTATTAGAGCCTTTTTTAAGATATGTATCAGCTACAAAATCAGATGAATTATTTGTGGCCTCAGTTTTACTTTTGGCTATGGGTTCTGCATATTTAGCTTATTATTTTGGATTTTCATATTCGCTTGGCGCATTTATTGCAGGTATGATGATTTCAGAAACAAAATTTAAGCATCAAGTTGAAGCTGACCTTATCCCTTTTAGAAATATTCTTTTAGGTGTGTTTTTCATAACTGTTGGAATGCAAATTAATTTCAAAATCATTTATGAGTATGCTTGGATTATTGCTATTTTATTACCTTTAGTTATGGGATTGAAATTTATAGTAATTTACTCTTTAGTAAGATATGAAGATAACAAAAGAGTTGCATTTAAAACTGCACTTTCTTTGATTCAAATAGGTGAGTTTTCACTTGCTATTTTAGAACTTGCAAGAAGTCAAAATTTGATTGATATAACATATTCTCAAATATTAATAGTTACAATTGTAATATCAATGATTTTAACACCAATAGTTCTGAAAAATCTTTCAAAAGCAGCAGCAAAATTAATTCCAGAAGATGTAATGATGATTACAAATACTTACAATGTTTCAGAAGATACAGAAAACCATGTAGTTGTTTTAGGATATGGAAGATTTGGTCAAGCAATTGTTAGAGAATTAAAAACTTTTGGACAAAATTATGTTATTTTGGAACATAATATTAAATTCTACCAAATAGGAAAAGATAAAGGAGAGCCAATTGTTTTTGGAAATGCTGCCCAAAGACATATTTTAAGTTCCCTAAATATTAAAAAAGCATCAGCAGTAATTGTGGCTGTTAATAACCCTGAAATATTACATATTATTTGCCAAGCAGTTAATGATTTAACTCATAATAGTAAAACAATTGTAACAGTAACTACAGATGATGAGAAGAATGCTCTTGAAGGTTTACATTTAAAACATGTTATTGTGGAAACTCAGCAAATTGCTAGAGCAGTTGTTGATGAAGTTATGTATTGTAGATTAACTTGA